The following coding sequences are from one Desulfosporosinus orientis DSM 765 window:
- a CDS encoding ABC transporter permease yields MRLQETFFKVAIPLIAILLAFLVGGMIIVAIGKSPMEAYLFLFKGSFGSEAALATTLVKATPLIFTGLAATFAYRCGVFNLGAEGQFIMGSIASIMVATLLPKAVALPAPIIFIISMIAGIVFGGFWGALPGMLKVWRGLNELIVSILLNYVATLFMSYLVNGPMMERNIPQTAAVGDQLRIPLLSNTMRLHYGFFAALLVALLIHYFLFQTSKGLQLRSVGLNQMASKVYGINVSRFVLISFIISGAIAGLGGSIEVHGYSFRLMPGYGSGFGFDGVAIALIGQLNPIGTVIAACFYAALRTGANMMQVASGIPTSVVAIVQALVIIFVIAGTALTNLPKTKALLLKVFKEV; encoded by the coding sequence ATGCGTTTACAAGAGACATTTTTTAAAGTGGCTATCCCACTTATCGCGATATTGCTGGCCTTTCTGGTTGGCGGAATGATTATTGTTGCTATTGGCAAAAGTCCAATGGAGGCCTATTTATTTCTGTTTAAAGGGTCTTTCGGATCAGAGGCGGCTTTGGCCACAACCCTTGTAAAAGCGACGCCCCTTATATTTACCGGACTTGCCGCAACCTTTGCCTACCGCTGCGGTGTGTTCAATTTAGGTGCTGAGGGGCAATTTATTATGGGGTCAATAGCCAGTATTATGGTTGCTACTTTGCTGCCAAAGGCAGTGGCACTTCCGGCTCCGATCATTTTTATCATAAGCATGATTGCAGGCATTGTATTTGGTGGTTTTTGGGGTGCCTTACCAGGCATGTTGAAAGTATGGCGGGGTTTAAATGAGCTGATTGTCAGTATTTTGCTGAACTATGTAGCAACTTTGTTCATGAGCTATTTGGTGAATGGTCCAATGATGGAGAGAAATATTCCCCAGACCGCTGCTGTTGGAGATCAACTTAGAATTCCTTTGCTGTCAAATACTATGCGCCTGCATTATGGCTTTTTTGCTGCCCTCTTGGTTGCACTGCTTATTCACTATTTCTTGTTTCAAACATCGAAGGGACTTCAGCTTCGTTCTGTTGGATTAAACCAGATGGCTTCAAAAGTCTATGGAATTAATGTCAGTCGATTTGTGCTGATTTCTTTTATTATTTCTGGGGCAATAGCCGGACTTGGGGGGAGTATCGAAGTCCACGGGTATTCGTTTAGACTTATGCCGGGTTATGGCAGCGGCTTTGGTTTTGACGGTGTTGCTATTGCATTAATCGGTCAGCTTAACCCTATTGGAACGGTTATTGCCGCTTGCTTTTATGCCGCTTTGCGTACTGGTGCTAATATGATGCAAGTTGCCTCAGGAATTCCCACATCGGTAGTGGCTATTGTTCAAGCGCTGGTTATCATTTTTGTCATAGCAGGCACGGCTTTAACCAATCTGCCAAAAACAAAGGCATTACTTCTAAAAGTATTTAAGGAAGTGTAA
- a CDS encoding ABC transporter permease — MDFLQELLTATVRMTTPLLFVALGELYSERVGLVNIGLDGIMTFGASVGFMVGFFTGNPYLGLLAGALAGVSINMIFAFCTITLSAEQIIYGMALNILAPALSTFLYRMAFGIQASLIQGPSLQNIPIPLLSDIPIIGKALFDQTFVVYILYIIVIATMIFFNKTKLGLNYKAVGEYPKAAESLGINVFLLKYIGCILCGALAGLGGAFLTTGYINTYSEGIVSGRGFIALSAVIFGRWMPSGVVIATLLFGFSDALQLRLQILSPSTPYQLVSMLPYVFTLVALAVFGIKKAGPKANGKPYLREQH; from the coding sequence ATGGATTTTTTACAAGAGTTATTGACTGCCACAGTACGTATGACAACACCCCTTTTGTTCGTAGCCTTGGGGGAACTGTATTCTGAACGAGTGGGTCTTGTTAATATCGGGCTAGACGGCATAATGACCTTTGGAGCTTCGGTTGGTTTTATGGTCGGTTTCTTTACGGGTAACCCATACCTGGGTCTGTTAGCCGGCGCACTGGCCGGAGTGTCCATTAATATGATCTTCGCATTTTGCACAATCACTCTTTCTGCTGAGCAAATCATTTATGGTATGGCGCTGAATATTCTGGCTCCTGCCCTTTCAACCTTCTTATATCGCATGGCCTTTGGCATTCAGGCCTCCTTGATTCAGGGACCAAGCTTACAAAATATCCCTATTCCTCTTTTGAGTGATATTCCGATTATCGGCAAAGCACTGTTTGATCAAACCTTTGTCGTTTATATTCTTTACATTATCGTTATCGCAACAATGATTTTCTTCAATAAAACAAAACTGGGCTTAAATTATAAAGCAGTAGGTGAGTATCCAAAAGCCGCAGAATCATTAGGCATCAATGTATTTCTGCTTAAATATATTGGCTGTATTCTTTGCGGAGCACTTGCAGGGTTGGGCGGTGCCTTTCTAACCACCGGCTATATTAACACATATTCTGAAGGGATTGTTTCGGGGCGCGGCTTCATTGCCTTGTCTGCGGTTATATTTGGGCGCTGGATGCCCAGCGGTGTGGTAATTGCCACGTTATTGTTTGGTTTTTCAGATGCCTTGCAGCTGCGCTTGCAAATACTGTCACCGTCCACACCTTATCAGTTAGTTTCCATGCTGCCTTATGTTTTTACCTTGGTTGCCCTGGCGGTTTTCGGTATTAAAAAGGCAGGGCCAAAAGCGAATGGCAAACCCTATCTTCGTGAGCAGCATTAA
- a CDS encoding BMP family protein yields the protein MFNKKIFMMISLVLISMLVLTGCSSSAPSSANSGDNNEASAQKHKIAMVTDAPIADGGWTTACYHAMLDAAKKNGYETAYSENVKQADYVSMFKQYADLGYDLIFAPGAQYSDAIKELAPQYPKVGFILLNGTVEGIDNVANVMPNAQQIGYLAGALAGLQTKTNSIGFIGGMELDTTKTKLASYEAAAKKVNPNVSVTNAYAGTFDDSAKGKEIATSMVSTKNVDVIFGDASAVDAGARQGLKTSKDRYAIAQPGDFLKDDPETIISSICTDNSALIDVCMQDFAAGKFGGKTVYGDLSNGCLSVGQFGQNCPKEVQDEFLKIVEQIKDGSFIK from the coding sequence ATGTTTAATAAGAAGATTTTTATGATGATTTCACTTGTACTCATCTCAATGTTAGTTTTAACAGGCTGCTCAAGCTCTGCCCCCAGTTCCGCAAATAGCGGGGATAATAATGAAGCCTCGGCTCAAAAGCATAAGATCGCAATGGTTACAGACGCACCGATTGCAGACGGCGGATGGACAACCGCATGCTATCATGCAATGTTAGATGCAGCTAAAAAGAACGGTTATGAAACAGCATACTCAGAAAACGTAAAACAAGCAGATTATGTTTCTATGTTCAAGCAATATGCAGATTTAGGATATGACTTGATTTTTGCCCCGGGTGCCCAATACTCTGATGCCATCAAAGAATTAGCTCCGCAATATCCTAAAGTTGGTTTTATTTTGCTCAATGGTACCGTAGAAGGAATTGATAATGTAGCAAACGTTATGCCCAATGCCCAACAAATCGGCTATTTGGCAGGGGCACTGGCCGGGCTTCAAACTAAGACTAATTCAATAGGTTTTATTGGCGGTATGGAGCTTGATACAACTAAAACAAAACTGGCAAGCTATGAAGCAGCTGCTAAAAAGGTCAATCCTAACGTATCTGTTACCAATGCTTATGCAGGTACCTTTGATGATTCTGCAAAAGGAAAAGAAATCGCTACATCCATGGTTTCTACAAAAAATGTTGATGTTATTTTCGGAGATGCCAGTGCTGTCGATGCAGGTGCCAGACAAGGTCTGAAAACAAGTAAAGATCGCTATGCTATTGCCCAGCCTGGAGACTTCCTGAAAGATGACCCTGAAACCATCATCAGCAGTATTTGTACTGACAACTCTGCTTTAATTGACGTTTGCATGCAAGACTTTGCAGCAGGAAAATTTGGCGGCAAAACTGTTTACGGAGACCTCAGCAACGGTTGCTTAAGCGTTGGACAGTTTGGTCAAAATTGCCCCAAAGAAGTACAAGATGAGTTTTTGAAAATCGTAGAGCAAATTAAAGATGGGTCATTTATCAAGTAA
- a CDS encoding ABC transporter ATP-binding protein, with protein sequence MENVTKSFGKVVANKNINLSIEKGEVHTLLGENGAGKSTLMNVLIGLYQPTEGDIFINDVKVKIDSPAKAVKLGIGMVHQHFMLVEDMTVFENIILGITKDSSVFIKAEAIKKEILELSESYGLNIDMDKRIEDISIGEQQRVEILKVLYRGAELLILDEPTAVLTDEEAESLFDIIKRLVAENKTVIFISHKMREIMKISDHITVLRSGEVVTTVKKEETDPDILASLMVGHEFVPSKFDKPVAQGEVMISLDHICYHKEMKHSGLNNLSLEIKRGEVLGIAGVDGNGQSQLAQLVTGLIEPDEGEVILKAKKISNFGSLEFITSGVSHVPEDRNKMGLVGDMSISENLVLKSIESEQFSYFRGLKLKKKNIDAYAKNLVEKYDIRCSSPEQAVKNLSGGNQQKVIIARELEAKPDLLIAVHPTRGLDIGATNFVHECIISARDSGCAVLLISADLDEVLKLSTQISVMYEGRLMGSYPGDNPPIKQISLAMAGKQILN encoded by the coding sequence ATGGAGAATGTTACTAAGTCTTTTGGCAAAGTAGTAGCCAATAAGAACATTAACTTAAGCATAGAAAAAGGTGAAGTTCATACCCTTCTTGGCGAAAACGGAGCTGGAAAAAGCACCCTGATGAATGTTCTGATTGGGCTTTATCAACCTACAGAAGGGGATATTTTTATAAATGATGTTAAAGTAAAAATCGATTCGCCGGCTAAAGCTGTGAAACTTGGGATAGGAATGGTTCATCAGCATTTCATGCTTGTTGAGGATATGACTGTCTTTGAAAACATTATTTTAGGTATTACCAAAGACAGCTCTGTTTTTATCAAAGCTGAGGCTATTAAAAAGGAGATACTTGAGCTTTCCGAATCTTATGGCCTTAATATAGATATGGATAAGAGAATAGAAGATATTTCTATAGGAGAACAGCAGCGTGTCGAAATCCTTAAGGTGTTATATCGTGGTGCAGAGTTACTGATTTTGGATGAACCGACAGCTGTTTTAACGGATGAAGAAGCAGAAAGCTTGTTTGATATTATCAAACGTTTGGTTGCTGAAAATAAGACGGTGATTTTTATTTCTCATAAAATGAGGGAAATCATGAAAATAAGTGATCACATCACTGTGCTGAGGAGCGGAGAGGTTGTTACCACGGTTAAAAAGGAAGAAACCGACCCTGACATTTTAGCATCTCTGATGGTTGGACATGAATTTGTCCCCTCTAAGTTTGATAAGCCCGTTGCTCAGGGCGAGGTTATGATTTCCTTAGATCATATCTGCTATCACAAAGAAATGAAGCACAGCGGTTTAAATAATCTGAGCCTGGAAATAAAACGAGGCGAAGTGCTGGGAATTGCCGGTGTGGATGGGAATGGCCAATCTCAGCTTGCCCAGTTAGTTACGGGTTTGATAGAGCCTGATGAAGGTGAAGTCATTCTAAAGGCCAAAAAGATATCGAATTTTGGTTCCTTAGAATTTATAACATCCGGGGTCTCTCATGTGCCGGAAGACCGCAATAAAATGGGTCTTGTCGGGGATATGAGCATTAGTGAAAATTTAGTCTTGAAATCCATCGAGTCCGAGCAGTTTTCTTATTTTAGAGGGCTGAAATTGAAGAAAAAAAATATTGACGCTTATGCCAAGAACTTAGTGGAGAAATATGACATTAGGTGCTCTTCTCCTGAGCAGGCAGTAAAAAATCTTTCCGGCGGCAACCAGCAAAAGGTGATTATTGCCCGAGAGCTTGAAGCTAAGCCGGATCTTTTGATTGCTGTACACCCCACCCGCGGTTTGGATATCGGGGCTACTAATTTTGTACACGAATGTATCATAAGTGCTCGTGATTCAGGCTGCGCCGTTTTACTGATCAGTGCCGATTTAGATGAGGTGCTGAAGCTTTCTACACAAATTTCCGTGATGTATGAAGGCAGATTAATGGGTTCTTATCCCGGCGATAATCCGCCTATTAAACAAATTTCTCTTGCTATGGCAGGTAAACAAATTTTGAATTGA